One genomic segment of Kocuria rhizophila DC2201 includes these proteins:
- a CDS encoding bifunctional [glutamine synthetase] adenylyltransferase/[glutamine synthetase]-adenylyl-L-tyrosine phosphorylase: MSDTAGTARERAERISAKDLIAIGFADVTNARRWLGFGELDAVDLAALLTGLSHAASPDVALQLIVRLIEQHPQIAERINGDPADAETMYRLLGASEALGEFLLRAPENLDLLDIRPQDRPGAEQPEALRRALLESVGADPEADTPVARLTGAEAQKALRTAYRRGLTRVAVRDVGALDPVEHMPAVGRQLADLAGAALEAALAVARAQAHERWDEALVEQVRLAVIGMGKCGARELNYISDVDVVYVVETRPAESGEVPDVSTATEIATELAHVLAHTVMATGPEPALWEVDANLRPEGKDGPLVRTLDSHVRYYKRWAKSWEFQALLKARCVAGDRELGERYEDAIAPFIWSSAEREGFVESVQAMRRRVTENIPEADRDRQIKLGPGGLRDVEFTVQLLQLVHGRGDETVRTRATTDSLTALSSGGYIGRKDAEEFGRNYRWLRLLEHRIQLFRLRRTHLMPRDERELAVIARSVDGAREGSHPTAARLVEQWSALKRSVRSMHERIFYRPMLAALANAPADTTLTTDSARDRLAALGYQDTRAAMRHIEALSRGVSRRAEILRTLLPVLLDWLAEGVDPDAGLLNLRRVCESLGTTPWFLRLLRDSNAAAERLCHILSSSRYVSDLLEVSPEATAWLGDDSTLATRSLEDLGTEMRSQLSRHREPADAIRAVRQIRRREQLRIALADTSGVADVEATVRGLSDVDQATVMAALHLAQKEWETENGEPAPAHVLVIAMGRQGGREIGFGSDADVMYAYEPAEGAEPGAAQAAAESVLARMVKLLKQPCTPPIVAERVLEIDNDLRPEGRSGAKVRSVASYAEYYERWAETWEAQALTRARYMAGSEEVAHAFFRVADRHRYPAEFTDRQLVDIRRMKARVENERMPRGADPLRQVKLGRGGLSDVEWLVQLLQLQHAHEVPELRTTSTLPALHAAVAAELVGPEDASVLEHAWKLATDIRNGNVLRSGRASDSVPSRRADLEAVARWIGYEPGSATQLEEDYLRITRQSRSVFERLFYGR; this comes from the coding sequence GTGAGCGACACGGCGGGCACCGCGCGGGAGCGGGCCGAGAGGATCTCCGCGAAGGACCTGATCGCCATCGGGTTCGCGGACGTCACCAACGCGCGCCGCTGGCTGGGCTTCGGAGAGCTCGACGCCGTGGACCTCGCCGCGCTGCTCACGGGACTGAGCCACGCGGCGTCGCCGGACGTCGCGCTGCAGCTGATCGTGCGGCTCATCGAGCAGCACCCGCAGATCGCGGAGCGCATCAACGGCGATCCCGCGGATGCCGAGACCATGTACCGGCTGCTCGGTGCCTCGGAGGCCCTCGGGGAGTTCCTGCTGCGGGCACCGGAGAACCTCGACCTGCTGGACATCCGCCCGCAGGACCGCCCGGGCGCGGAGCAGCCCGAGGCCTTGCGGCGCGCGCTGCTGGAGTCCGTGGGGGCGGACCCCGAGGCCGACACCCCCGTGGCACGGCTCACGGGCGCGGAGGCTCAGAAGGCCCTGCGCACCGCCTACCGGCGCGGGCTCACGCGTGTGGCCGTGCGCGACGTCGGCGCCCTGGACCCCGTGGAGCACATGCCTGCGGTGGGCCGCCAGCTCGCCGACCTCGCGGGAGCGGCACTCGAGGCGGCGCTCGCCGTCGCCCGGGCCCAGGCGCACGAGCGCTGGGACGAGGCGCTGGTGGAGCAGGTGCGCCTTGCCGTGATCGGCATGGGCAAGTGCGGCGCGCGCGAGCTGAACTACATCTCGGACGTGGACGTCGTGTACGTCGTGGAGACCCGCCCGGCGGAGTCCGGGGAGGTCCCGGACGTGAGCACGGCCACCGAGATCGCCACGGAGCTGGCCCACGTGCTCGCCCACACCGTGATGGCCACGGGCCCCGAACCGGCCCTGTGGGAGGTGGACGCGAACCTGCGCCCCGAGGGCAAGGATGGGCCCCTGGTGCGCACCCTGGACTCGCACGTGCGCTACTACAAGCGCTGGGCGAAGTCCTGGGAGTTCCAGGCGCTGCTCAAGGCCCGCTGCGTGGCGGGGGACCGCGAGCTGGGGGAGCGCTACGAGGACGCCATCGCCCCGTTCATCTGGTCCTCCGCCGAGCGCGAGGGGTTCGTGGAGTCGGTCCAGGCCATGCGCCGTCGTGTCACCGAGAACATCCCGGAGGCGGACCGGGACCGTCAGATCAAGCTCGGCCCGGGCGGGCTGCGGGACGTCGAGTTCACCGTGCAGCTGCTGCAGCTGGTCCACGGGCGCGGGGACGAGACCGTGCGGACCCGCGCCACCACGGATTCACTCACCGCGCTGTCCTCGGGCGGCTACATCGGCCGCAAGGACGCCGAGGAGTTCGGACGCAACTACCGGTGGCTGCGGCTGCTGGAGCACCGGATCCAGCTGTTCCGGCTGCGCCGCACGCACCTGATGCCGCGCGACGAACGCGAGCTGGCGGTGATCGCCCGCTCGGTGGACGGCGCCCGGGAGGGCTCCCACCCCACCGCCGCACGGCTCGTGGAGCAGTGGAGCGCGCTCAAGCGCAGCGTGCGCTCGATGCACGAACGGATCTTCTACCGGCCCATGCTCGCCGCCCTGGCCAACGCCCCGGCGGACACCACCCTCACCACGGACTCGGCACGGGACCGCCTGGCGGCCCTCGGCTACCAGGACACCAGGGCGGCAATGCGCCACATCGAAGCGCTCTCCCGCGGCGTCAGCCGCCGTGCGGAGATCCTGCGCACGCTGCTCCCCGTGCTGCTGGACTGGCTCGCGGAGGGTGTGGACCCGGACGCCGGGCTGCTCAACCTGCGGCGCGTGTGCGAGTCCCTGGGCACCACACCGTGGTTCCTGCGGCTGCTGCGGGACTCCAACGCGGCGGCCGAGCGGCTGTGCCACATTCTCTCCAGCTCCCGCTACGTCTCGGACCTGCTGGAGGTCTCGCCCGAGGCCACCGCGTGGCTGGGGGACGACTCGACCCTGGCCACGCGCAGCCTCGAGGACCTCGGGACGGAGATGCGCTCCCAGCTCTCCCGGCACCGGGAGCCCGCGGACGCGATCCGCGCCGTCCGCCAGATCCGACGCCGCGAGCAGCTGCGCATCGCGCTCGCAGACACGAGCGGCGTCGCCGACGTCGAGGCCACCGTCCGGGGCCTGTCGGACGTGGACCAGGCCACCGTGATGGCCGCGCTGCACCTGGCCCAGAAGGAGTGGGAGACCGAGAACGGCGAGCCGGCGCCGGCGCACGTGCTGGTGATCGCCATGGGCAGGCAGGGCGGTCGGGAGATCGGCTTCGGCTCGGACGCGGACGTCATGTACGCCTACGAACCCGCGGAGGGCGCGGAGCCGGGGGCCGCCCAGGCTGCCGCCGAGAGCGTGCTGGCCCGGATGGTCAAGCTGCTCAAGCAGCCGTGCACCCCGCCGATCGTGGCCGAGCGCGTGCTGGAGATCGACAACGACCTGCGGCCCGAGGGCCGCTCGGGTGCGAAGGTGCGCTCCGTGGCGTCCTACGCGGAGTACTACGAGCGCTGGGCGGAGACGTGGGAGGCCCAGGCCCTGACCCGGGCCCGCTACATGGCTGGCTCGGAGGAGGTCGCCCACGCGTTCTTCCGCGTGGCGGACCGCCACCGGTACCCGGCCGAGTTCACGGACCGTCAGCTCGTGGACATCCGCCGCATGAAGGCGCGCGTGGAGAACGAACGCATGCCGCGCGGGGCGGATCCGCTGCGGCAGGTCAAGCTGGGGCGTGGCGGTCTCTCGGACGTCGAGTGGCTCGTGCAGCTGCTGCAGCTGCAGCATGCCCATGAGGTTCCCGAGCTGCGCACCACGTCCACGCTGCCGGCGCTGCACGCGGCGGTGGCCGCGGAGCTCGTGGGGCCTGAAGACGCCTCCGTCCTGGAGCACGCGTGGAAGCTCGCCACCGACATCCGCAACGGCAACGTGCTGCGCTCCGGGCGCGCCTCCGACTCTGTGCCGTCCCGGCGGGCGGATCTCGAGGCCGTCGCACGGTGGATCGGGTACGAACCCGGTTCCGCGACCCAGCTCGAAGAGGACTACCTGCGGATCACGCGGCAGTCGCGCTCAGTCTTTGAGCGGCTGTTCTACGGCCGCTGA
- the ssb gene encoding single-stranded DNA-binding protein, whose amino-acid sequence MSEHVTLRGFVGKDPESRLFEDGTMVARFRLATTTRRFDAASNTWQDGSTNWYTVRCFRTLAMHVMASVRCGHPVVVTGKLGINEWQSETGPRTVVQVDAAAVGHDLSFGTANFSRSGGRAQRSGNAEGAQAREDTGDGSADGASGVVRGEDEAGTGARYRDAQSLGLGEDGYVDVTSGAVIAVDADDHTFDGLGAHGDGTDETGGTRDAGGDDEDTAGESSTSEDREPAAAAS is encoded by the coding sequence ATGAGCGAGCACGTCACCCTGCGCGGATTCGTGGGCAAGGACCCGGAGTCACGGCTGTTCGAGGACGGCACCATGGTGGCCAGGTTCCGCCTGGCCACCACCACCCGGCGCTTCGACGCCGCCAGCAACACGTGGCAGGACGGGTCCACCAACTGGTACACGGTGCGCTGCTTCCGCACCCTGGCGATGCACGTGATGGCCAGCGTGCGCTGCGGGCACCCCGTGGTGGTCACCGGCAAGCTGGGCATCAACGAGTGGCAGTCGGAGACCGGACCCCGCACGGTGGTCCAGGTGGACGCCGCCGCCGTGGGCCACGACCTCAGCTTCGGCACGGCCAACTTCTCCCGTTCGGGTGGGCGGGCCCAGCGCTCCGGCAACGCCGAGGGCGCACAGGCCCGGGAGGACACCGGTGACGGTTCCGCGGACGGCGCGAGCGGCGTCGTCCGGGGCGAGGACGAGGCGGGAACCGGAGCCCGGTACCGGGACGCGCAGTCCCTGGGCCTGGGCGAGGACGGGTACGTGGACGTGACCTCTGGCGCGGTGATCGCCGTGGACGCGGACGACCACACGTTCGACGGTCTGGGAGCCCACGGCGATGGCACTGACGAGACCGGTGGGACCCGGGACGCCGGTGGGGACGACGAGGACACCGCGGGGGAGAGCTCCACGTCCGAGGACAGGGAGCCGGCAGCGGCCGCCTCGTGA
- the ettA gene encoding energy-dependent translational throttle protein EttA — protein MAEFIYTMNKARKKVGDKVILDDVTMSFFPGAKIGVVGPNGAGKSTILKIMAGLDQPSNGEARLSPGYSVGILLQEPPLNEDKTVLGNVEEGVGEIKAKLDRFNEISAEMAEPDADFDALMEEMGKLQEEIDSANAWDLDSQLEQAMDALRCPPPDADVKVLSGGERRRVALCKLLLEKPDLLLLDEPTNHLDAESVLWLEQHLASYPGAVLAVTHDRYFLDHVAEWICEVDRGRLYPYEGNYSTYLDTKAKRMEIQGKKDAKQAKRLKDELEWVRSNAKGRQTKSKSRLARYEEMAAEAEKTRKLDFEEIQIPPGPRLGNQVIEASDLKKGFGDRSLIDGLSFSLPRNGIVGVIGPNGVGKSTLFKTIVGLEPLDGGELKIGDSVQISYVDQNRENLDPEKTLWEVVSDGLDYINVGKVEMPSRAYVSAFGFKGPDQQKKAGVLSGGERNRLNLALTLKQGGNLLLLDEPTNDLDVETLGSLENALLEFPGCAVVVSHDRWFLDRVATHILAWEGTEENPDTWYWFEGNFDAYEENKVERLGADAARPKRLTHRRLTRD, from the coding sequence ATGGCGGAATTTATCTACACCATGAACAAGGCCCGCAAGAAAGTGGGCGACAAGGTCATCCTGGACGACGTCACCATGTCGTTCTTCCCGGGCGCCAAGATCGGCGTCGTGGGCCCGAACGGCGCGGGCAAGTCGACCATCCTGAAGATCATGGCGGGGCTGGACCAGCCCTCCAACGGTGAGGCCCGGCTGAGCCCCGGCTACTCCGTGGGCATCCTGCTGCAGGAACCCCCGTTGAACGAGGACAAGACGGTCCTCGGCAACGTGGAGGAGGGCGTGGGCGAGATCAAGGCCAAGCTCGACCGCTTCAACGAGATCTCCGCGGAGATGGCCGAGCCGGACGCCGACTTCGACGCCCTCATGGAGGAGATGGGCAAGCTGCAGGAGGAGATCGACTCCGCCAACGCGTGGGATCTCGACTCCCAGCTCGAGCAGGCGATGGACGCCCTGCGCTGCCCCCCGCCGGACGCGGACGTGAAGGTCCTCTCCGGTGGTGAGCGCCGCCGCGTGGCACTGTGCAAGCTGCTGCTGGAGAAGCCAGACCTGCTGCTGCTGGACGAGCCCACCAACCACCTGGACGCCGAGTCCGTGCTGTGGCTCGAGCAGCACCTCGCGAGCTACCCCGGTGCGGTGCTGGCCGTGACCCACGACCGGTACTTCCTGGACCACGTGGCGGAGTGGATCTGTGAGGTGGACCGCGGTCGCCTCTACCCGTACGAGGGCAACTACTCCACCTACCTGGACACCAAGGCCAAGCGCATGGAGATCCAGGGCAAGAAGGACGCCAAGCAGGCCAAGCGTCTCAAGGACGAACTCGAATGGGTCCGTTCCAACGCCAAGGGCCGCCAGACCAAGTCCAAGTCCCGTCTGGCGCGTTACGAGGAGATGGCGGCCGAGGCCGAAAAGACCCGGAAGCTGGACTTCGAGGAGATCCAGATCCCACCGGGGCCCCGCCTGGGCAACCAGGTCATCGAGGCCAGCGACCTCAAGAAGGGCTTCGGGGACCGCTCCCTGATCGACGGGCTCTCGTTCTCGCTGCCGCGCAACGGCATCGTGGGCGTGATCGGTCCCAACGGCGTGGGCAAGTCCACCCTGTTCAAGACCATCGTGGGTCTCGAACCGCTCGACGGCGGCGAGCTGAAGATCGGCGATTCCGTGCAGATCTCCTACGTGGACCAGAACCGCGAGAACCTGGACCCGGAGAAGACCCTGTGGGAGGTCGTCTCGGACGGGCTGGACTACATCAACGTGGGCAAGGTGGAGATGCCGTCCCGCGCCTACGTCTCCGCGTTCGGCTTCAAGGGCCCGGACCAGCAGAAGAAGGCCGGCGTGCTCTCCGGTGGTGAGCGCAACCGCCTGAACCTGGCGCTGACGCTGAAGCAGGGCGGCAACCTGCTGCTGCTGGACGAGCCCACCAACGACCTCGACGTGGAGACCCTCGGCTCGCTCGAGAACGCGCTGCTCGAGTTCCCGGGCTGCGCCGTGGTGGTCTCCCACGACCGGTGGTTCCTGGACCGCGTGGCCACCCACATCCTCGCGTGGGAGGGCACCGAGGAGAACCCGGACACCTGGTACTGGTTCGAGGGCAACTTCGACGCGTACGAGGAGAACAAGGTGGAGCGACTCGGCGCCGACGCCGCTCGGCCCAAGCGCCTCACGCACCGTCGTCTCACGCGCGACTGA
- a CDS encoding IucA/IucC family protein: MTDLGQRQHPTDGARRTAPHPTRAPGLNRQAARALQRDVLAKMFSEFSHERLLSPVRHGAGWTVADASGAPRWYFEATRHPLEHWEVDPDSVRRIDPEHAPDGCPGDSDAASSAAPGPGVVVPASTDGRETGGTAPDAQQAVLDLRDVLGLSDEMLPLYLEDLSATMYSMARRRAAPAPTAAELAHSELPEVERFLDRGHPGFVASSGRVGLGAAEAEAWAPEAAEPTPLTWLAARRSLCTVSLGVELDNEEHVRRHLTIGERERFREVLRDAGENPDDYTVIPVHPWQWEHRILPGMLPDVLRRDLVLLGEGDHLWRAQQSLRTFLDVTDPHRDYAKTAMGVHSMGFLRGLSPAYMRAMPAISDWLHTITEQDEFLRERGIRVLREHASVGYTGDAHHRSGVRSDHTKQLAALWRESPLPLLAPGEHAASLAGVLHTDRAGRPLAGAWIERSGVPAEDWVRALLDVYLVPVAHLLLSQDTTMMPHSENVILRLRDGFPVGAFWKDLGEEVAVLSNRPLPAEIERLRAVTDPEERELAVHTDVLDGVLRHLAVLLHTTGILDETRFWRIAAQSLDEHRERFPEHWRELNLFRESFAHSCLNRLQLRNPQRMVDLANQSESLTYAGRLENPLAAFRDHTRGGVR; this comes from the coding sequence ATGACGGACCTCGGTCAGCGGCAGCACCCGACCGACGGCGCCCGGCGCACCGCACCGCACCCCACGCGGGCGCCCGGCCTGAACCGGCAGGCGGCGCGTGCACTGCAGCGGGACGTGCTGGCCAAGATGTTCTCCGAGTTCAGCCACGAGCGGCTGCTCAGCCCCGTGCGGCACGGCGCCGGGTGGACGGTGGCGGACGCCTCCGGTGCCCCGCGCTGGTACTTCGAGGCCACCCGGCACCCGCTCGAGCACTGGGAGGTGGACCCGGACTCGGTGCGCCGCATCGACCCCGAGCACGCACCGGACGGCTGCCCCGGCGACAGCGATGCTGCGTCATCGGCCGCGCCGGGACCGGGCGTCGTCGTGCCCGCGAGCACGGACGGCCGGGAGACGGGCGGCACCGCGCCGGACGCCCAGCAGGCCGTGCTGGATCTCAGGGACGTGCTGGGGCTCAGTGACGAGATGCTGCCGCTGTACCTGGAGGACCTCTCCGCCACCATGTACTCGATGGCGCGGCGGCGTGCGGCTCCCGCGCCCACCGCGGCGGAGCTGGCCCACAGCGAGCTGCCCGAGGTGGAGCGTTTCCTGGACCGCGGACACCCCGGGTTCGTCGCGAGCTCTGGGCGCGTGGGCCTGGGCGCCGCGGAGGCCGAGGCCTGGGCGCCGGAGGCCGCCGAGCCCACCCCGCTGACGTGGCTGGCCGCGCGCCGGTCCCTGTGCACCGTGTCCCTGGGCGTGGAGCTGGACAACGAGGAGCACGTGCGGCGTCACCTCACGATCGGCGAGCGCGAGCGCTTCCGCGAGGTGCTCCGCGACGCCGGTGAGAACCCGGACGACTACACCGTGATCCCCGTGCACCCGTGGCAGTGGGAGCACCGCATCCTGCCGGGGATGCTCCCGGACGTGCTGCGCCGGGACCTGGTCCTGCTGGGAGAGGGTGACCACCTCTGGCGGGCCCAGCAGTCCCTGCGCACGTTCCTGGACGTCACCGACCCGCACCGGGACTACGCCAAGACCGCCATGGGCGTGCACAGCATGGGTTTCCTGCGGGGACTCTCCCCCGCGTACATGCGCGCGATGCCCGCCATCAGCGACTGGCTGCACACGATTACCGAGCAGGACGAGTTCCTCCGTGAGCGCGGCATCCGGGTGCTGCGGGAGCACGCCTCGGTGGGCTACACCGGGGACGCGCACCACCGCAGCGGGGTGCGCTCGGACCACACGAAGCAGCTGGCCGCCCTGTGGCGCGAGTCCCCGCTGCCCCTGCTGGCACCGGGTGAGCACGCCGCGAGCCTCGCCGGCGTGCTGCACACGGACCGGGCCGGGCGCCCGCTGGCCGGGGCGTGGATCGAGCGCTCGGGAGTCCCTGCGGAAGACTGGGTCCGGGCGCTGCTGGACGTGTACCTCGTGCCGGTGGCCCACCTGCTGCTGTCCCAGGACACGACGATGATGCCCCACAGCGAGAACGTGATCCTGCGGCTGCGCGACGGCTTCCCCGTGGGGGCGTTCTGGAAAGACCTCGGCGAGGAGGTCGCCGTGCTCAGCAACCGTCCGCTGCCCGCAGAGATCGAGCGCCTCCGGGCCGTCACGGACCCGGAGGAGCGCGAACTCGCGGTCCACACGGACGTGCTCGACGGCGTGCTGCGCCACCTGGCCGTGCTGCTGCACACCACCGGGATCCTGGACGAGACGCGGTTCTGGCGGATCGCCGCCCAGTCCCTGGACGAGCACCGCGAGCGGTTCCCCGAGCACTGGCGGGAGCTAAACCTATTCCGGGAGAGCTTCGCGCACTCGTGCCTGAACCGGCTGCAGCTGCGCAACCCCCAGCGCATGGTGGACCTCGCGAACCAGTCGGAGTCCCTGACCTACGCGGGCCGGCTGGAGAATCCGCTCGCCGCGTTCCGCGACCACACCCGAGGAGGAGTTCGATGA
- a CDS encoding GNAT family N-acetyltransferase: protein MIEGQGWRVFRDPASVPHVQAEDLTALAHGHGYVTGLDRAWYAEVLRRRAESRSAELLGPDAFEADALSLAADVVGTARRWWEAASWPDREFFAAYARGISEALARVWAETPDVREAGLAQEPPRPWDPWTPIAVHLDAHLLTGSLPEQLWRRRVRRVLGEAWVPVLDAESPAGAGSNAWLVPGELSVSGAPLLAADPHRIVEESGPYQPVCLSAPGLRVRGLALVGLPGVAHFGRTETAAWAITAAMTATETLTELPVEARDGTWHVTGTGEPLAVRHAVLRARDGVERPVTVRCCGAGFVLPGTEAEQALLDDAAPGATATVTVVSPAPVPEPSRALAACRELLGARTAEDVVAAQSGWAVPCNDVLAADSEGRCRHTVAGAFHGTAEPPREPRGITVRANQRPSDAEGSAARLACASPHRAHRAAALLDAAVAEHGVVRHEDLLAAQLDTAAPHWPRLLRSLFAEPVRAAGGASAEGAPEDDAPVAGRPAAPGRRLSHTASWVRARLLAWDGDMATGSTVASWFAVWRDAFVRELVDRTELRALVGPTGMPALWDPFLDGTGRVGLAVENIVRRGPGLGVDVTGCALEALERVAEQHLGPSGSLLPPWGTLHAFAPWRADPAMTPATPVAVGGDTDCLLAAGTLPGSGPACLRVPAARVLWDLADPAASWWITPDPVDRGGLDEAPVHRWARGEMDQALPFVPAGAVGTPGSVIDLGTIPADAADAGAHARLRAVDPAHDAAVIHEWVSAPRARFWGMTGLTREQVAEVYGYLADSPTHHAWLLELDGTPAGIFQTYEPHADPVGAAYRVEPGDLGVHVLLAPTRQRAPGFTGAFGRAVLKQIARHGTARRIVAEPDVSNDRALARLEAIGFELGPAIELPGKTGRLAFLRLDGSAAHAQG from the coding sequence ATGATCGAGGGACAGGGATGGCGGGTCTTTCGTGATCCCGCCAGCGTGCCGCACGTCCAGGCCGAGGACCTCACCGCGCTGGCCCACGGCCACGGGTACGTCACCGGTCTGGACCGCGCGTGGTACGCGGAGGTGCTGCGCCGCCGGGCCGAGTCCCGGTCCGCCGAGCTGCTGGGCCCGGACGCGTTCGAGGCGGACGCGCTGAGTCTCGCCGCGGACGTCGTGGGCACCGCGCGGCGCTGGTGGGAGGCGGCGTCGTGGCCGGACCGGGAGTTCTTCGCGGCGTACGCCCGGGGGATCTCGGAGGCGCTCGCGCGGGTCTGGGCCGAGACCCCCGATGTGCGCGAGGCGGGCCTCGCGCAGGAGCCCCCGCGCCCGTGGGACCCGTGGACCCCGATCGCGGTGCACCTGGACGCCCACCTGCTCACCGGCAGCCTCCCCGAGCAGCTCTGGCGACGCCGCGTGCGCCGCGTGCTCGGTGAGGCGTGGGTTCCCGTGCTGGACGCGGAGTCCCCCGCGGGCGCCGGCTCCAACGCGTGGCTCGTCCCCGGGGAGCTCTCCGTGAGCGGCGCGCCGCTGCTCGCGGCGGACCCGCACCGGATCGTCGAGGAGTCCGGGCCCTACCAGCCCGTGTGCCTCTCCGCTCCGGGGCTCCGCGTGCGCGGTCTGGCCCTCGTGGGCCTGCCCGGCGTGGCGCACTTCGGGCGCACCGAGACCGCGGCGTGGGCCATCACCGCGGCCATGACCGCGACCGAAACGCTCACCGAGCTGCCCGTCGAGGCGCGGGATGGAACGTGGCACGTCACGGGCACGGGCGAGCCGCTCGCGGTCCGCCACGCCGTGCTGCGGGCCCGCGACGGTGTGGAGCGGCCCGTCACCGTCCGTTGCTGCGGGGCCGGCTTCGTGCTGCCCGGCACCGAGGCGGAGCAGGCCCTGCTCGACGACGCCGCCCCCGGTGCCACCGCGACCGTCACCGTGGTCTCCCCCGCCCCCGTGCCGGAGCCCTCCCGAGCGCTCGCCGCGTGCCGGGAGCTGCTCGGTGCCCGGACGGCGGAGGACGTGGTGGCCGCGCAGTCCGGGTGGGCCGTGCCGTGCAACGACGTGCTCGCCGCGGACTCCGAGGGGCGGTGCCGCCACACGGTGGCCGGGGCGTTCCACGGGACCGCCGAACCACCCCGTGAACCGCGCGGGATCACGGTGCGGGCCAACCAGCGCCCCTCGGACGCCGAGGGCTCCGCGGCGCGACTCGCGTGTGCCTCCCCGCACCGGGCGCACCGGGCGGCCGCCCTGCTCGACGCCGCCGTGGCCGAGCACGGGGTCGTGCGCCACGAGGACCTGCTGGCCGCGCAGCTCGACACCGCGGCACCCCACTGGCCCCGGCTGCTGCGGAGTCTCTTCGCCGAGCCGGTACGCGCCGCCGGGGGCGCGTCCGCCGAGGGCGCGCCCGAGGACGACGCACCCGTGGCGGGTCGCCCCGCCGCGCCCGGGCGACGGCTCTCCCACACCGCCTCCTGGGTGCGGGCCCGGCTGCTCGCGTGGGACGGGGACATGGCCACCGGGTCCACCGTGGCGTCCTGGTTCGCGGTGTGGCGCGACGCGTTCGTGCGCGAACTCGTGGACCGCACCGAGCTGCGCGCGCTGGTCGGACCCACGGGCATGCCCGCACTGTGGGACCCGTTCCTGGACGGCACCGGACGGGTGGGTCTCGCGGTGGAGAACATCGTCCGCCGCGGACCGGGCCTGGGAGTGGACGTCACCGGGTGCGCCCTGGAGGCCCTGGAACGGGTGGCTGAGCAGCACCTGGGACCGTCCGGGTCCTTGCTGCCCCCGTGGGGGACCCTGCACGCGTTCGCCCCGTGGCGCGCGGACCCCGCCATGACACCTGCCACGCCGGTGGCCGTGGGCGGGGACACCGACTGCCTGCTCGCCGCAGGCACCCTGCCCGGCTCGGGGCCCGCGTGCCTGCGGGTGCCCGCGGCCCGGGTGCTGTGGGACCTCGCCGACCCCGCGGCGTCGTGGTGGATCACCCCCGATCCCGTGGACCGCGGCGGGCTAGACGAGGCCCCCGTGCACCGCTGGGCGCGCGGCGAGATGGACCAGGCGCTGCCGTTCGTGCCCGCGGGAGCGGTGGGCACCCCGGGCAGCGTGATCGACCTCGGCACGATCCCGGCAGACGCGGCGGACGCCGGAGCGCACGCTCGGCTGCGCGCCGTGGATCCCGCGCACGACGCCGCCGTGATCCACGAGTGGGTCAGTGCACCCCGCGCGCGCTTCTGGGGCATGACCGGGCTCACCCGCGAGCAGGTCGCGGAGGTCTACGGGTATCTGGCCGACTCCCCCACCCACCACGCGTGGCTGCTGGAGCTCGACGGGACCCCCGCCGGAATCTTCCAGACCTACGAGCCGCACGCCGATCCCGTGGGTGCCGCGTACCGGGTGGAGCCCGGGGACCTGGGGGTCCACGTGCTGCTCGCGCCCACGCGGCAACGCGCGCCGGGATTCACCGGAGCGTTCGGGCGCGCGGTGCTCAAGCAGATCGCCCGCCACGGCACCGCGCGGCGCATCGTGGCCGAACCGGACGTGTCCAACGACCGCGCCCTCGCCCGGCTGGAGGCCATCGGCTTCGAGCTCGGCCCCGCCATCGAGCTGCCGGGCAAGACCGGGCGGCTCGCGTTCCTGCGCCTCGACGGATCAGCCGCCCACGCCCAGGGCTGA
- a CDS encoding DUF2231 domain-containing protein translates to MTTSQHVHTSTTPESLLTPPMRALENAGALDPAVTAANALSSVITGNESIRDLLRGKRLGHALHPLIIEVPMGTWMSALVLDTLGGSDGRRAARLLTGVGVLSAVPSALTGWAEYSGLQQRDKRVTVVHAGANGAAAALQAGSWFARRAGRHGLGRVLALGGMSAAGLGGYLGGHLSVSRQVGSRDAAYDDGTNGREH, encoded by the coding sequence ATGACCACGTCCCAGCACGTCCACACCTCCACCACCCCCGAGAGTTTGCTGACCCCGCCTATGCGGGCGCTCGAGAATGCGGGTGCCCTGGATCCCGCGGTCACCGCGGCCAACGCGCTCTCCTCCGTGATCACCGGCAACGAGAGCATTCGCGATCTGCTGCGCGGCAAGCGGCTGGGGCACGCCCTGCACCCCCTGATCATCGAGGTCCCCATGGGTACCTGGATGAGCGCCCTCGTGCTGGACACCCTGGGCGGCAGTGACGGCCGCCGGGCCGCGCGTTTGCTCACGGGCGTCGGTGTGCTCTCGGCCGTGCCCTCCGCTCTCACCGGCTGGGCCGAGTACTCGGGGCTGCAGCAGCGCGACAAGCGCGTGACCGTGGTGCACGCGGGGGCGAACGGTGCGGCCGCCGCACTGCAGGCTGGTTCGTGGTTCGCCCGCCGTGCGGGCCGCCACGGTCTGGGCCGCGTGCTGGCACTGGGCGGCATGTCCGCGGCCGGTCTCGGCGGGTACCTCGGCGGACACCTGTCGGTGTCCCGTCAGGTGGGTTCGCGCGACGCCGCCTACGACGACGGCACCAACGGGCGCGAGCACTGA